The following are encoded in a window of Bdellovibrio svalbardensis genomic DNA:
- a CDS encoding tetratricopeptide repeat protein — protein sequence MKPLPRIQDLPTEFQATIEWLLRVEDYQLAKSLLERVLAHGPQDNPALMDYQAMVLYHGKFYHEAQEVAERTLKLIPGNVNASYNLARCQNASGRPDLAEQAMLPVLAANPQWPSAIIDMAVYVCSQGRFDEAYEMLLKAQQSLPAGHTEQEIVRFNLGWHLIRKGKFKEGMECLRIGRKLRIWGAYSNNLVKPVLEKHTNIQGKRVAIIGEGGAGDEIINARFAQVLKERGAIPMMVTGQKLEGILSNARDMAWAGNRKDLSNMEFDYWAPAMDMPQILDLDLHEIPSGAYLQASPEYLSKWRTMIPPNKKIKIGLRWQGNPLYERDLYRSVPFTEFKTFFGNPNFEFYSLQRDSGVEELDPGSPVKDLSAELKTWEDTAAAISCLDLVISSCTSIAHLAAALGKKTWVYTPINHYYIWASPGEKSAWYPDVTLFKQTTFKEWSDCTSQMKPLLEALAASGKSELVEV from the coding sequence ATGAAACCACTTCCACGGATTCAGGATCTACCCACAGAATTTCAAGCCACCATTGAGTGGTTACTTCGCGTAGAGGATTATCAGTTAGCGAAATCTTTGCTAGAGCGAGTGCTTGCCCACGGACCACAGGATAATCCGGCCCTGATGGATTATCAGGCCATGGTGCTTTATCATGGGAAGTTTTATCACGAAGCGCAGGAAGTCGCAGAGCGAACGCTCAAGTTGATTCCGGGTAATGTAAATGCGTCATACAATTTGGCGCGCTGTCAAAATGCGAGCGGCCGACCTGATCTGGCAGAACAAGCAATGCTTCCTGTGCTGGCTGCGAACCCTCAGTGGCCTTCGGCAATTATCGATATGGCTGTGTATGTGTGTTCGCAAGGAAGATTTGACGAAGCTTATGAAATGCTTCTTAAGGCGCAACAATCACTACCCGCCGGGCACACGGAACAAGAGATCGTCAGATTCAATTTAGGCTGGCATTTGATTCGTAAAGGAAAGTTTAAGGAAGGCATGGAATGCTTGCGCATTGGACGGAAGTTGCGCATCTGGGGAGCTTACTCGAACAACCTAGTTAAGCCTGTCTTGGAAAAGCATACGAATATTCAAGGTAAAAGAGTTGCCATCATTGGTGAGGGCGGTGCTGGTGATGAAATCATCAATGCTCGTTTTGCTCAAGTTCTTAAGGAACGTGGGGCTATTCCTATGATGGTCACAGGGCAGAAGCTTGAGGGGATTCTATCAAACGCACGTGATATGGCGTGGGCCGGAAATAGAAAAGATCTTTCAAACATGGAGTTTGATTACTGGGCTCCAGCGATGGACATGCCACAAATTCTAGATTTGGATTTGCATGAAATTCCGTCGGGGGCCTACTTACAAGCCTCACCAGAATATTTGAGTAAATGGCGCACTATGATCCCGCCAAATAAGAAAATTAAAATCGGACTGCGCTGGCAGGGAAATCCTCTTTACGAAAGAGATCTTTATCGTTCCGTTCCATTCACGGAGTTCAAAACATTTTTCGGCAATCCCAATTTTGAATTCTATTCCCTGCAAAGGGATTCCGGAGTCGAGGAGTTGGATCCTGGTTCACCGGTCAAAGATCTTTCAGCAGAATTGAAAACCTGGGAAGATACGGCAGCGGCAATTTCTTGTTTGGATTTGGTGATTTCAAGTTGCACGTCGATCGCCCATTTGGCGGCAGCACTCGGGAAAAAGACCTGGGTTTATACTCCGATCAATCACTATTATATTTGGGCTTCTCCCGGTGAAAAGTCCGCTTGGTATCCCGATGTCACATTGTTTAAACAAACGACCTTCAAAGAATGGTCAGATTGCACAAGTCAGATGAAACCTTTGTTGGAGGCACTGGCAGCTTCCGGAAAGTCTGAACTGGTTGAGGTGTAG
- a CDS encoding glycosyltransferase family protein yields MILNQKHADLLNEQVAAGLRGDFQRGWQIAEELKSVAPLCRKAAFNRGWYEMNRGDLLAGLRCLDNGRWEKVFGDQPLPTTKPIYRNEDLRGKNLLLCGEGGLGDEILNIRFAQNFAEKGAQVTVTCDPSLMSVFARVPGVASVVAHRAAPDVFHDYWVPAMSAGSVLNTTYESLRGSTYLSVDREYDRKWQQIVSTKFRSEDLKLGLRFYGNSNFEQDSLRRFSPESLIQTLNGRPWVNLQKEETDLPMQSWEDTLGLLNQLDLVITSCTSVAHASAALGKETWVLVPIMPYYPWAQPGSTSGWYNSVRIFRQKTIGSWQAVFAEVHEALNERNPYYDR; encoded by the coding sequence ATGATTTTAAATCAAAAGCACGCGGACCTTTTGAATGAACAGGTGGCAGCCGGGTTGCGCGGGGACTTTCAGCGCGGATGGCAGATTGCCGAAGAATTGAAGTCCGTGGCTCCTTTATGTCGAAAGGCGGCCTTCAACCGCGGATGGTACGAGATGAATCGTGGGGATCTCTTGGCGGGACTTCGCTGTCTTGACAATGGGCGCTGGGAAAAAGTTTTCGGCGATCAGCCGTTACCAACAACCAAACCAATTTATCGCAATGAAGACCTACGTGGTAAAAATCTTTTGCTCTGTGGCGAGGGTGGTTTGGGCGATGAAATCCTTAATATTCGTTTTGCGCAAAACTTTGCAGAAAAAGGGGCCCAAGTCACAGTCACTTGTGATCCCTCGTTGATGAGTGTTTTTGCACGGGTGCCAGGCGTGGCTTCTGTTGTAGCACATCGTGCTGCGCCTGATGTCTTTCATGATTATTGGGTTCCAGCAATGAGCGCTGGAAGTGTCTTGAACACGACTTATGAAAGTCTACGCGGTAGTACTTATCTTTCGGTGGACCGTGAATACGATAGAAAATGGCAACAGATTGTTTCGACAAAATTTCGCTCTGAGGACCTTAAGTTGGGTTTGAGATTTTACGGCAATTCCAATTTTGAGCAGGACAGTCTTCGTCGGTTTTCGCCAGAGAGCTTAATTCAGACTCTGAATGGACGTCCCTGGGTGAACCTGCAGAAAGAAGAAACTGATCTGCCGATGCAAAGTTGGGAAGATACTTTAGGGCTTTTGAATCAATTGGATTTGGTTATCACCTCGTGCACCAGCGTGGCTCATGCCAGTGCAGCGTTGGGGAAAGAGACCTGGGTTCTTGTGCCAATCATGCCTTATTATCCTTGGGCGCAACCTGGATCGACTTCTGGTTGGTATAATTCCGTGCGGATCTTCCGGCAAAAAACTATTGGAAGTTGGCAGGCAGTTTTTGCGGAAGTTCATGAGGCCTTGAATGAGAGGAACCCGTACTATGATAGATAA
- a CDS encoding class I SAM-dependent methyltransferase, translating into MLKLNLGCGFKKKKDFINVDSFDGCEPDECIDLAGANWPWADSSVDEVVFDFSLEQMGESKKDLFFIIKELYRVCAPQAKVSIKVVHPHHDKFTMNPQCVHPLGPQFLSLLSVSNNLNQIAQGESDSCLGMMWGVNFAMGPVRFIIGSQFEEAVRTGQISENDLRVRMHSERNICEFIEMELVAIKSVEGA; encoded by the coding sequence ATGTTGAAGCTTAACTTAGGTTGTGGATTTAAAAAGAAAAAAGACTTTATTAATGTCGACTCTTTTGATGGTTGCGAGCCTGACGAGTGCATAGACCTGGCAGGCGCAAATTGGCCATGGGCGGACTCTTCCGTCGATGAAGTGGTTTTCGATTTCTCGCTAGAACAAATGGGTGAAAGCAAGAAAGATCTCTTTTTTATTATCAAAGAACTCTATCGGGTTTGTGCTCCACAGGCCAAGGTGTCCATCAAGGTCGTTCATCCTCATCACGACAAATTCACCATGAATCCGCAGTGTGTCCACCCCTTGGGGCCACAGTTTCTTAGTTTGCTCTCTGTTTCAAACAACCTAAATCAAATAGCCCAAGGGGAGTCGGATTCTTGTTTGGGTATGATGTGGGGAGTGAATTTCGCCATGGGGCCGGTGAGGTTTATAATCGGATCGCAATTTGAAGAAGCGGTTCGTACGGGGCAGATTTCTGAAAATGACCTTCGTGTGCGGATGCATAGCGAGCGCAATATTTGTGAGTTCATCGAAATGGAGCTTGTTGCAATTAAAAGTGTCGAGGGAGCTTAA
- a CDS encoding FkbM family methyltransferase yields the protein MQKFEIFPGESFYLNLHPEKEILSEIIREKGFYSYNDLYVFRKILSAGGVFVDVGANIGWHTISMASYLSEGQVIAFEPDVANFRLLEENTKKNDFSNVICAEKALSNYNGPGQLSLSGANFGDHILDPTNLLDPRSKVRVDVVTGDSYFWNQENLKRMDLIKIDAQGSECKILEGFKKIIQHYQPAIMIEYSPRHISAAGDSVFEIFAFIEKSGYFPFQIVEDLDREPNRLLDFVSIENLLSATKVLMERGTGVDLLLLKPQQIEHLQRQGFVL from the coding sequence ATGCAAAAATTTGAGATTTTTCCCGGTGAAAGTTTTTATCTGAATCTGCATCCAGAAAAAGAGATTCTGTCTGAGATCATTCGGGAAAAAGGTTTCTATTCATATAATGATCTTTATGTCTTTCGCAAAATCTTATCTGCTGGGGGAGTTTTTGTTGATGTCGGTGCCAACATCGGTTGGCATACGATTTCCATGGCGAGTTACTTGTCTGAAGGTCAAGTTATTGCGTTCGAGCCCGATGTTGCAAATTTTCGATTGCTTGAAGAAAACACCAAAAAGAATGATTTTTCAAATGTGATCTGTGCTGAGAAGGCACTTTCAAATTACAACGGTCCTGGTCAGCTATCATTGTCAGGGGCAAATTTCGGCGATCACATTTTGGATCCTACGAATTTGCTGGATCCTCGTTCAAAAGTTAGGGTGGACGTGGTGACTGGCGACTCTTATTTTTGGAATCAGGAAAATTTAAAAAGAATGGATTTGATTAAAATTGATGCTCAAGGCAGTGAGTGTAAAATTCTGGAGGGATTTAAGAAAATCATTCAGCACTATCAACCAGCCATCATGATAGAATATTCTCCGCGCCATATTAGCGCTGCCGGCGATTCAGTTTTTGAGATTTTCGCCTTTATTGAAAAATCAGGGTATTTTCCATTCCAAATTGTTGAGGACCTGGATCGCGAACCGAATCGGTTGTTGGATTTTGTCTCTATCGAAAATCTTCTTAGTGCCACCAAAGTGCTCATGGAGCGAGGAACGGGTGTGGACTTGTTACTTTTAAAACCTCAGCAAATTGAACATCTTCAGCGTCAAGGATTTGTATTATGA
- a CDS encoding RCC1 domain-containing protein, protein MRGTRTMIDKSRRTFLVKVMAVSGSTFFNYSKAWGFFAAPGFWRKKKSAGIFSAGDNSNGALGNGSAVVGVSSLVQIASTSNWTKISAGLSAYHIAIKSDGTLWGWGNNDHYQLGNGTVISVSSPVQIGALTTWSKIAASRYSTMGLKTDGTVWVWGANIYAQLGIQNSVPSLVDTAATWSKISAGLSYCIAIKTDGTLWSWGSNGYGQLGDGGISDFYKPRQVGGATNWSDVYAADTHCLALKADGTLWTWGNNVSGQLGMGTTGTMRTPNQVGTLTTWSKISAGTSHSLAVKTDGTLWGWGANTYGQIGNASVVSISSPIQIGSFVDWSTVGGSAAATVGIRTNGTLWSWGAGNTTYGELGVPQWYSSPIQVGSSNIWSKVAAGSSSTLAIKSDGTLWGWGYNASGQLGDGTLTVRYMPVQIGALSNWLDVSAGGAFNLALKTDGSLWVWGLNSNGQLGDGTVANKSSPTQVGLLTNWSKIYAGDSHSLAIKSDGTLWTWGSNLSGQLGDGTSVTTSSPIQIGTLTNWSQVAGGNLHTLAVKTDGTLWAWGASPSGQLGDGTTASKSSPIQVGTLTNWSKVSASKSVSAAIKSNGTLWAWGSNTLGGLGDGTNVNKSSPTQVGTLTTWTRVSVGENSNMVAIKTDGTLWAWGGNTYGTLADGTNVNKSSPIQVGTATNWAQASNSARGVLAIKTDGTLWGWGDNSDSKLGFDLIPRQVGAATDWSKLSVGNAVLAVKTNGSLWAWGSNSNGELGDGTVAAKSSPVQVGSLTNWAKVSIGSIHGLAIKTDGTLWSWGYNNYAGGLGDGSTVSRSSPVQVGSATNWTNISAGVGFSTGTTSTGAGLAWGMNDVGQLGIAYSTPVQLGTLSNWADIAIGRGTAVPAGAIKTDGTLWTWGYNGAGQLGNGTVVNSNSPVQVGTLTNWSNLSVAADFCHAVKTDGSLWGWGSGAVGQVGDGTNVNRISPVQIGLLTDWAKVEAGASSVLALKTNGTLWAWGQNTYGQLGDGTITSKSSPIQIGSLSTWSKISSRSFNCLAIQTNGTLWAWGNNSSGQLADGTSANKSSPIQIGSDQTWITICASATIVAVKT, encoded by the coding sequence ATGAGAGGAACCCGTACTATGATAGATAAATCGCGACGTACTTTTTTAGTTAAAGTGATGGCTGTTTCTGGCAGCACTTTTTTTAATTACTCAAAAGCCTGGGGTTTTTTTGCGGCGCCTGGCTTCTGGCGTAAGAAGAAAAGTGCCGGGATATTTTCGGCGGGAGATAATTCAAACGGAGCGCTGGGAAATGGAAGCGCTGTTGTCGGTGTTTCGTCCTTAGTTCAGATCGCGTCAACCTCCAATTGGACGAAGATTTCCGCGGGATTGTCTGCGTACCATATAGCTATTAAGTCCGATGGAACATTGTGGGGTTGGGGAAACAATGATCACTATCAGTTAGGCAATGGCACAGTTATTAGCGTCTCGTCTCCTGTTCAGATTGGGGCGTTGACAACATGGTCAAAGATTGCAGCAAGTCGTTACTCTACGATGGGGCTAAAGACGGATGGGACTGTGTGGGTTTGGGGAGCAAATATTTATGCTCAGTTGGGAATTCAAAATAGCGTTCCGTCATTAGTCGACACGGCTGCCACTTGGTCAAAGATTTCTGCTGGTCTTAGTTATTGCATCGCCATTAAGACGGACGGGACACTTTGGAGTTGGGGATCGAATGGCTATGGCCAGTTAGGCGATGGGGGCATTTCGGATTTCTATAAGCCCCGACAAGTAGGGGGCGCGACCAATTGGTCAGATGTCTACGCGGCTGATACTCATTGCTTGGCGTTGAAGGCGGATGGAACCTTGTGGACATGGGGAAATAACGTTTCCGGGCAATTGGGTATGGGAACCACAGGTACCATGAGAACCCCAAATCAGGTGGGGACCTTAACGACATGGTCAAAGATTTCCGCGGGAACTTCTCACAGTTTGGCTGTTAAAACTGATGGGACCTTATGGGGCTGGGGTGCAAACACCTATGGCCAAATCGGGAATGCATCCGTTGTAAGTATCTCTTCGCCGATTCAAATTGGATCTTTTGTGGATTGGTCCACAGTAGGCGGCTCTGCCGCGGCGACGGTGGGTATTCGAACAAATGGCACATTGTGGTCCTGGGGAGCAGGCAATACTACTTATGGAGAGCTAGGAGTTCCACAGTGGTATTCAAGCCCCATACAAGTGGGATCTTCAAATATTTGGTCGAAAGTTGCTGCGGGCTCAAGTTCAACCTTGGCGATCAAGTCTGACGGAACTCTATGGGGTTGGGGTTATAATGCCAGCGGACAATTGGGTGATGGCACACTGACTGTGCGCTATATGCCTGTCCAGATTGGCGCTTTGTCGAATTGGCTCGATGTTTCAGCCGGTGGGGCTTTCAATCTGGCATTAAAGACTGATGGAAGTTTGTGGGTTTGGGGGTTGAATTCCAACGGGCAATTGGGTGATGGAACTGTCGCCAATAAATCTTCTCCGACTCAAGTAGGATTGTTAACTAATTGGTCCAAAATTTACGCCGGCGATTCTCACAGTCTCGCCATAAAATCAGATGGTACTTTGTGGACCTGGGGTTCTAATCTTTCAGGGCAGTTGGGTGATGGGACATCGGTTACTACGTCTTCACCTATTCAGATTGGAACCTTAACAAATTGGTCTCAGGTGGCCGGTGGAAATTTGCATACTCTGGCCGTCAAAACGGATGGAACTCTTTGGGCCTGGGGGGCGAGTCCTTCAGGACAGTTGGGTGATGGGACAACGGCTTCTAAGTCGTCGCCGATTCAAGTGGGAACACTTACCAATTGGTCCAAAGTGAGTGCTTCAAAATCGGTGAGTGCTGCAATTAAATCAAATGGAACCTTGTGGGCTTGGGGATCGAATACTTTAGGTGGTTTGGGCGATGGGACCAATGTTAACAAGTCTTCTCCAACTCAAGTCGGGACATTGACCACTTGGACCCGTGTTTCCGTCGGAGAAAATAGCAACATGGTAGCTATCAAGACGGATGGAACTTTGTGGGCCTGGGGCGGAAACACTTATGGAACATTGGCGGATGGCACGAACGTTAACAAATCTTCCCCGATTCAAGTAGGGACTGCGACCAACTGGGCACAGGCATCTAATTCTGCACGAGGAGTCCTTGCGATTAAAACCGACGGAACCCTGTGGGGATGGGGAGATAACTCAGATTCTAAGTTAGGCTTTGACCTTATTCCTCGTCAAGTGGGAGCTGCGACAGATTGGTCGAAGTTATCAGTCGGCAATGCGGTCTTGGCAGTTAAAACAAATGGCAGCTTGTGGGCTTGGGGCTCTAATTCGAACGGTGAATTGGGTGACGGTACAGTCGCTGCGAAGTCGTCACCTGTTCAAGTTGGATCTCTAACAAATTGGGCAAAAGTTTCGATTGGGAGTATCCATGGTCTGGCGATCAAGACGGATGGAACTCTGTGGTCCTGGGGATATAACAATTATGCTGGTGGATTAGGAGACGGCAGCACCGTTTCGAGGAGCTCACCAGTACAAGTTGGGAGCGCCACCAACTGGACAAATATTTCAGCAGGCGTTGGATTTTCAACTGGAACCACCTCCACAGGAGCCGGATTAGCATGGGGAATGAATGATGTAGGACAACTTGGTATTGCCTATTCCACGCCCGTTCAACTTGGGACCCTGTCTAATTGGGCAGACATCGCTATTGGACGTGGAACAGCTGTTCCTGCGGGTGCTATCAAGACCGATGGAACGTTATGGACATGGGGCTACAACGGAGCTGGCCAGCTTGGTAATGGAACAGTGGTGAATTCAAACTCACCAGTTCAAGTCGGAACATTGACAAACTGGTCGAATTTATCCGTAGCGGCTGACTTTTGCCATGCTGTCAAAACTGATGGCAGCTTATGGGGCTGGGGGAGTGGTGCTGTGGGACAGGTTGGTGATGGTACAAATGTCAATCGAATCAGTCCTGTTCAGATCGGCCTATTAACTGATTGGGCAAAAGTCGAAGCAGGAGCGAGTTCTGTTTTAGCACTGAAGACAAATGGAACCCTATGGGCTTGGGGGCAGAATACTTATGGTCAGTTGGGTGATGGGACTATCACAAGTAAGTCATCTCCGATTCAAATCGGGTCACTTAGTACATGGTCAAAGATTTCTTCACGAAGTTTCAACTGCCTAGCTATTCAAACCAACGGAACCCTGTGGGCTTGGGGAAATAATTCGAGTGGTCAACTAGCGGACGGTACGAGTGCAAATAAATCATCGCCCATTCAAATCGGAAGCGATCAAACCTGGATCACGATTTGTGCTTCAGCCACCATTGTAGCGGTAAAGACATAA
- a CDS encoding RCC1 domain-containing protein: protein MNKSRRTFLIQVMAVSGSAYFNYSKAWAGFAAPGFWKKKRSVIGFYGWGYSGNYQIGDGTNITKSAPVLVSTALNWSDVSPQPNHVLALYGDGSIWGWGINTYCHMGQSGFAVASTPIQVGGGSLWTSATSTAFGGMAVKTDGSLWGWGVQSGMELGISFQQPVQVDSGTQWAQVCSADTFTVARKSDGTLWSWGSHTSGETGQGLTTGTAFIPVQIGNLTTWAKISASLYHTLAIRTDGTLWAWGANSVGQLGTSDVVDASSPVQIGTATDWNNVFTGSASASFAIKNNGTLWSWGSNSFGQLGIGVYGARSSPIQVGSLTTWSKVGVGGAGFAVGRLTDGTIYSWGINTYGYLGYDRDYSSPMQLQGSGWLKVASNTNASYGIKSDGTIWSWGKNDFGNLGTGGATNQYSPVQIGALTDWGAVTPGAFHALAIKTDGGLWSWGYNSNGQLGHGNITNRSSPVRVGTDTNWSKIAASGSHSLAVKTDGSLWVWGYNLNGELGDGTVVSQSSPIQLGSDLNWSTVSTYGTFSLALKSNNTLWSWGTATAGQLGIGIATGTRSSPVQIGTLSSWSAISCGAEYALALQSNGSLWAWGHNVSGALGLGDTAHRSSPVQVGSLTTWSKIWAGTSFSMAQKADGSLWVWGANAYGQHGNMSGTNTSSPVQVGTWTNWISNAVGQNHSHGVRSDGSLWGWGGNLNYQLGYNEVVPKQIGTGTTWTDIAVGDHFVLAVRSNNTAYAWGNGSLGCLGDNATSNNRFSPVQIGALSDWNKVFAAKSQGMAIKTTGTLWTWGVNTYGQLGHGGTTPRSSPVQVGTDTDWQSATGSYYAMAMLKTNGTLWAAGTNDYAGVGIVYSSPVQIGTATNWAKIASSAGNAGASASFSIGLKTDGTLWSWGANGNGQLASGSIAAKITPVQVGTDTTWSKISVSRTGAFCHAIKNNGTLWGWGYNFGGSLGDGTLVSKSSPVQIGLDTNWASVKQGSSFTVGLKSDGTLWTWGYNSDGQLGDGTVLTRSSPVQIGSGTNWSVIAAGNASSYALKSNGTLWSWGNYVQGVLGDNSSVKRSSPVQVGSSVNWTKIFAADLTTFGVRE, encoded by the coding sequence ATGAACAAATCCAGAAGAACCTTTCTGATTCAAGTCATGGCTGTGTCGGGCAGCGCCTATTTTAATTATTCCAAAGCCTGGGCGGGCTTTGCTGCACCTGGTTTTTGGAAAAAGAAAAGATCTGTCATTGGATTTTATGGCTGGGGCTATTCAGGCAATTATCAGATTGGTGATGGGACGAATATCACCAAGAGTGCTCCGGTGTTGGTTTCGACAGCTTTAAACTGGTCCGACGTTTCTCCTCAACCAAATCACGTTCTGGCTTTGTATGGCGATGGCTCGATCTGGGGATGGGGAATCAATACGTACTGTCATATGGGACAGAGTGGATTTGCAGTTGCTTCAACTCCGATCCAAGTTGGTGGAGGAAGTTTATGGACTTCGGCAACGTCAACCGCCTTCGGTGGAATGGCTGTTAAGACCGATGGAAGTCTTTGGGGTTGGGGAGTTCAATCAGGCATGGAGCTTGGAATTTCCTTTCAACAACCGGTTCAGGTTGATTCCGGGACTCAGTGGGCGCAGGTTTGTTCAGCGGATACGTTTACGGTGGCTCGTAAGTCTGACGGAACTTTGTGGAGTTGGGGAAGTCACACCAGTGGTGAAACGGGGCAGGGACTTACAACGGGCACGGCCTTCATTCCTGTTCAAATAGGAAACTTAACCACCTGGGCGAAAATTTCTGCCAGTCTTTATCATACCTTAGCAATCAGAACGGATGGCACCTTGTGGGCGTGGGGGGCAAATTCCGTCGGTCAGTTAGGGACTTCGGATGTAGTTGATGCATCAAGTCCGGTACAAATCGGGACTGCAACGGATTGGAATAATGTTTTTACTGGAAGTGCGTCTGCGAGCTTTGCAATTAAGAACAATGGCACTTTGTGGTCTTGGGGCTCCAATAGCTTTGGGCAGCTTGGGATCGGGGTGTATGGAGCGCGGTCTTCTCCAATTCAGGTAGGCAGTCTTACGACTTGGAGCAAGGTCGGAGTCGGTGGGGCTGGCTTTGCAGTAGGTCGTCTCACGGATGGAACCATTTATTCGTGGGGAATAAACACCTATGGTTACCTCGGATATGATCGGGACTACTCCAGCCCGATGCAGCTTCAAGGAAGTGGCTGGTTAAAAGTGGCATCGAACACAAATGCGTCCTATGGGATCAAGTCGGATGGAACCATTTGGTCATGGGGTAAAAATGACTTCGGCAATCTTGGCACCGGAGGTGCTACGAATCAGTATTCACCGGTGCAGATCGGGGCGCTCACTGACTGGGGGGCTGTCACTCCGGGTGCCTTTCATGCTTTGGCTATCAAAACGGATGGTGGTCTGTGGTCATGGGGCTACAACTCGAATGGTCAATTGGGGCATGGGAATATCACAAATAGAAGTTCACCTGTTCGGGTCGGAACAGATACAAACTGGAGTAAAATTGCAGCCAGCGGCTCCCATTCGCTGGCGGTGAAGACAGACGGCTCATTGTGGGTCTGGGGATATAATTTGAATGGAGAGCTGGGTGATGGAACGGTGGTTTCACAATCCAGTCCCATTCAGCTGGGATCTGATTTGAACTGGTCGACGGTGTCCACATACGGCACCTTCAGCTTGGCATTGAAATCTAACAATACACTGTGGAGTTGGGGAACGGCGACCGCTGGACAGTTGGGTATTGGCATTGCGACTGGGACACGCTCTTCTCCAGTACAGATTGGAACTTTATCATCGTGGTCTGCAATCTCTTGCGGGGCCGAGTATGCCTTGGCACTGCAAAGCAATGGAAGCCTTTGGGCATGGGGACATAATGTTAGTGGAGCCTTGGGGCTGGGAGATACTGCGCATCGCAGTTCACCGGTGCAAGTGGGCTCGTTGACAACATGGTCAAAAATTTGGGCAGGGACCTCTTTCAGTATGGCGCAGAAAGCAGACGGAAGTTTGTGGGTTTGGGGCGCCAATGCCTATGGGCAACACGGAAACATGTCGGGAACCAACACGAGTTCTCCGGTTCAGGTAGGGACTTGGACAAATTGGATTTCGAACGCCGTAGGGCAGAACCATTCACATGGCGTCCGCAGTGATGGCAGTCTTTGGGGGTGGGGAGGCAACTTAAACTACCAGCTAGGGTATAACGAGGTTGTGCCGAAACAGATTGGTACTGGCACGACGTGGACCGATATCGCGGTGGGAGATCATTTTGTTTTGGCCGTTCGCTCGAATAATACCGCGTATGCCTGGGGCAACGGAAGTTTGGGATGTCTTGGCGACAACGCTACCAGTAACAACAGATTCAGCCCTGTCCAAATCGGGGCCTTAAGCGATTGGAACAAAGTCTTCGCTGCTAAATCCCAAGGCATGGCGATAAAAACCACTGGAACATTATGGACGTGGGGAGTTAACACTTATGGACAGCTGGGACATGGTGGAACCACTCCCCGCAGCTCACCTGTTCAAGTTGGGACCGATACTGATTGGCAATCTGCAACAGGATCATATTATGCGATGGCGATGTTGAAAACCAACGGAACCCTTTGGGCGGCAGGAACGAATGATTACGCAGGAGTGGGAATTGTTTATTCAAGTCCTGTGCAAATTGGAACAGCAACGAATTGGGCTAAGATTGCAAGCAGCGCTGGCAACGCCGGCGCCTCCGCAAGCTTCTCCATCGGCCTTAAAACCGATGGAACCCTGTGGAGTTGGGGCGCCAACGGTAATGGACAACTTGCGAGTGGGTCCATAGCGGCTAAGATCACCCCTGTTCAAGTGGGTACTGATACGACGTGGAGTAAAATAAGTGTGAGTCGCACGGGCGCCTTCTGCCATGCCATCAAGAACAATGGAACTTTGTGGGGTTGGGGTTATAACTTTGGTGGCAGTTTAGGCGATGGAACGTTAGTCAGTAAATCATCTCCAGTTCAGATTGGCTTGGATACAAATTGGGCGAGTGTGAAACAGGGGAGTTCTTTTACGGTTGGTTTGAAATCAGACGGGACTTTGTGGACTTGGGGGTACAACTCTGATGGTCAATTGGGTGATGGAACGGTTCTGACCCGATCATCACCAGTTCAGATCGGTTCGGGCACGAATTGGTCCGTGATTGCAGCAGGAAACGCAAGCAGCTACGCACTCAAATCAAATGGCACGCTTTGGTCATGGGGAAACTATGTCCAAGGAGTCTTGGGGGACAACTCTTCGGTAAAAAGATCTTCTCCAGTGCAGGTGGGCTCATCTGTCAATTGGACGAAAATCTTTGCAGCAGATTTAACGACTTTTGGAGTTCGTGAGTAG